One window of Epinephelus fuscoguttatus linkage group LG9, E.fuscoguttatus.final_Chr_v1 genomic DNA carries:
- the gabra6a gene encoding gamma-aminobutyric acid receptor subunit alpha-6a has product MDYNKNINSDKIDIRDTCFVTCPASVSGNEKIFSDNITRILDRLLDGYDNRLRPGSGGGVTEVKTDIFVTSFGPVSDVEMEYTMDMFFRQMWVDERLKFEGPTEILRLNNRMVDKIWTPDTFFRNSKKSISHNMTTPNKLFRIMQNGTVLYTMRLTISAECPMRLMDFPMDGHSCPLRFGSYAYTSSEILFSWRKGLIASVDCPPESISLLQYDLVGQTLSSEIFKSNTGHYSVQVVHFHLQRKLGYYLIQTYIPLIMVVVLSQVSFWINKESVPARTVAGITTVLTMTTLSISARESLPKVAYATAMDWFIAVCFAFVASALVEFAAVNYFATLQANRLKKQKARQDKLEVMAAGIDDDDDMSDCSPQEGLKRRNHSVCRSEPGDTPPLPIFLQQGSAFPQIPQLAGTSPIDKYARILFPLAFALFNLIYWYIYLAKDSMERARDAVLEN; this is encoded by the exons ATGGACTACAACAAGAATATAAATTCTGATAAGATAGATATCAGAGATACATGTTTTGTAACCTG TCCAGCTAGTGTAAGTGGGAATGAGAAGATTTTCTCAGACAACATCACTCGCATTTTGGATCGACTTTTGGATGGTTATGACAACAGACTGCGACCTGGATCTGGAG GTGGTGTTACGGAGGTGAAAACAGACATCTTTGTCACCAGCTTTGGACCTGTATCAGATGTCGAGATG GAGTACACCATGGACATGTTCTTCCGTCAGATGTGGGTTGACGAGCGGCTAAAATTCGAGGGCCCCACTGAAATCCTGCGGCTGAACAACCGCATGGTGGACAAGATCTGGACGCCAGACACTTTCTTCCGAAACTCCAAGAAGTCCATTTCTCATAACATGACCACGCCGAACAAACTTTTCCGCATCATGCAGAATGGGACTGTTCTCTACACCATGAG ACTGACAATCAGTGCAGAGTGTCCAATGAGGCTGATGGACTTCCCCATGGACGGCCATTCCTGTCCTCTCAGGTTTGGAAGCT ACGCCTACACAAGCAGTGAAATCCTTTTCAGTTGGAGGAAGGGACTAATAGCATCTGTCGATTGTCCCCCCGAGTCCATAAGTCTTCTGCAGTATGACCTGGTGGGACAGACTTTGTCCAGCGAGATATTCAAATCAAACACAG GTCActactctgtgcaggtggtccATTTCCACCTCCAGAGGAAGCTGGGCTACTACCTCATTCAGACCTACATCCCTCTTATAATGGTTGTTGTGTTGTCACAAGTCTCTTTTTGGATCAACAAAGAGTCTGTTCCTGCACGCACAGTTGCTG GCATCACCACAGTGCTGACCATGACCACCCTGAGCATCAGCGCCCGTGAGTCACTCCCCAAAGTAGCCTATGCCACCGCCATGGATTGGTTCATTGCTGTGTGTTTTGCCTTTGTGGCGTCGGCGCTCGTCGAGTTTGCAGCAGTAAACTACTTTGCCACCCTCCAGGCCAACCGTCTGAAGAAACAGAAAGCTAGACAAGACAAGCTTGAGGTGATGGCTGCTGGCatcgatgatgatgatgacatg TCGGACTGCAGCCCTCAGGAAGGCCTGAAGAGGAGAAACCACTCAGTGTGTCGCAGTGAGCCAGGAGATACTCCACCGCTGCCGATTTTCCTCCAGCAGGGCTCAGCTTTTCCTCAAATCCCACAGCTGGCCGGCACCAGCCCCATCGACAAGTACGCCCGTATCCTTTTCCCTCTGGCCTTCGCCCTCTTCAACCTAATCTACTGGTACATCTACCTGGCCAAGGACTCCATGGAGAGGGCCAG GGACGCGGTTCTTGAAAACTAA
- the nudcd2 gene encoding nudC domain-containing protein 2, with protein sequence MSVHFEERSGVVPCKTPWGSWYQTMEEVFIEVNVPHGTSAKEVKCRLGSRDIELHVKGKEIIKGKLFDTTVSDEATWTLEDKCLIRIVLMKTNREAGNCWSSLLEGEYCANAWVQDQMQRKLTLERFQRENPGFDFSGAEISGNFAGGGPDFSSLRK encoded by the exons ATGTCGGTGCACTTCGAGGAGAGGAGTGGTGTTGTCCCCTGCAAGACACCCTGGGGCTCCTGGTACCAGACCATGGAGGAGGTTTTCATCGAAGTCAATGTGCCTCATGGGACTTCTGCTAAAGAGGTCAAGTGTCGTTTGGGATCCAGAGACATCGAGCTTCATGTCAAAGGGAAGGAAATAATTAAG GGTAAGTTGTTTGACACAACCGTGTCTGACGAGGCCACATGGACATTAG AGGACAAATGTCTCATCCGGATCGTTCTGATGAAGACTAACAGAGAGGCAGGGAACTGCTGGTCCTCCCTGCTAGAGGGGGAGTACTGTGCAAACGCCTGGGTCCAGGACCAGATGCAGAGGAAGCTCACACTGGAGAGATTCCAGCGGGAG AATCCAGGATTTGACTTCAGCGGTGCAGAGATATCTGGGAATTTTGCTGGTGGTGGTCCAGACTTTTCCAGTTTACGGAAGTGA
- the ccng1 gene encoding cyclin-G1 codes for MIDTVTGPGAQPFAVQLKALTDLEGRYQPKLSGLRLIESSQDNGLRMTTKLRELEVKDLLSLTRFFGFSSETFSLAISLLDRFLSVMKIQPKHLSCVGLCCFYIAVKSAEEEKNVPLANELIRISQNRFTVSDMMRMEKIIMEKLYWKVKAPTALRFLRLFHSHIQEQLDAESKKILSLERLEAQLKACHCSFVFSKIKPSMLAMALLCYEAQEQHDPEHTEKIQEVLNSLQQQLNIRDGDLICVRELVGKCLVEYATTRCSRPNGQRLRWTISGRTARQLKHSYYKITHLPTIPESAC; via the exons ATGATTGACACAGTGACAGGACCCGGAGCCCAGCCCTTTGCAGTTCAGCTGAAGGCCCTGACAGATCTGGAGGGCCGTTATCAACCAAAGCTGAGCGGCTTGAGGCTCATCGAGAGCTCCCAGGACAATGGCCTCAGAATGACCACCAAACTGAGAGAACTGGAGGTGAAGGACCTGCTGTCTCTGACCAGGTTCTTTGGTTTCAGCTCAGAGACCTTCTCACTGGCCATCAGCTTGTTGGATCGATTCCTTTCTGTAATGAAG ATTCAACCAAAGCACCTGTCCTGCGTGGGCCTCTGCTGCTTCTACATTGCCGTGAAGTCCGCAGAAGAGGAGAAGAACGTGCCTCTAGCCAACGAACTGATCCGCATCAGTCAGAATCGCTTTACAGTGTCTGACATGATGAGGATGGAGAAAATCATAATGGAGAAGCTGTACTGGAAGGTGAAGGCCCCCACTGCCCTCCGCTTCCTCCGCCTCTTTCACAGCCACATCCAGGAGCAGCTCGACGCTGAGAG caAGAAGATACTGAGTCTTGAGAGACTGGAGGCTCAGCTGAAAGCCTGTCACTGCTCGTTTGTCTTCTCCAAAATAAAG cCATCTATGCTCGCCATGGCTCTCCTGTGTTATGAGGCCCAGGAACAACATGATCCTGAGCACACTGAGAAAATACAAGAGGTCCTGAacagtctgcagcagcagctgaat ATCAGAGACGGGGACCTGATTTGTGTGCGAGAGCTGGTTGGAAAATGCCTGGTTGAATATGCCACCACCAGGTGCTCCAGGCCTAACGGCCAGAGGCTTCGCTGGACTATTTCGGGAAGAACTGCACGTCAGCTGAAGCACAGCTACTATAAGATCACTCATCTTCCCACCATTCCTGAGTCAGCTTGTTAA